AGCTGCAGACGGGCAAACATCTGAGCAAAGAGGTGTGGTCGAGGCTCCTGCAGGAGAAGGGGTCCACTGCTCTCACCTCTGCTTCCTCTGCCTTCACCCTGTACCTCCCACGTACCCCCCTTGTGCGCTCACCCCTAGGATGTGTACACGGTTATAGTATGAGCTGAAATCCATGCTGAGCTGCACCAGGAACTTGCACACCTGGAGAAAGAGCCCGAGTCACTGGCCAACCCCTCCCTCTGTGCCCTTGTGCCCCAACCCAGAATAAAGAACAGAGCAGGCAGCGAGCGTCTGCAGTGCCTCACCGTCTCCGTGCGTGCAGTGACGTGGAGCCCTGGGGCAGTGCAGGCCAGGTCTGCTGTGTGGTTCAGCAGGTCTGGGAAAGGGAGGACACTATTGAAGAGCAGCAGCCACTCGCCCTGCAGGGGAGAAGGGTGTTGGGAGGGAAAGGCCCAGCCTCCTCTTCATGCCAGCCACCCGGGAGGGGAACTCACCTCCTCCCGTAGCAGTGAAAAGTCCAGGCTGCTCACTGGTGGGAAGGTAGGGTACAGACCTTGTTCCATGCTGCGCTTGTACCCATCAAAGAGTGTGGCGAGGCGTGCACAATTATACATGACAAAGGTGCCACTCTTGGTGCCCTTTGTGGAAACACTGCTCTCGGCCAGGGCCAGGGAGAGCTGGGAGACAGTCACagcttgggggggggaggggaggcaccACACCCCATCCTGCCGCCCTGGCCCTGGGGGGAGCGTAGACTCACCTGACTCTGCGGGGCTGTGCTGAGCATCTCAAACTTGATGGTGGCCACAGACAGAACCCCGAAGATCTCTGACCAGGATGGGTCTGAGAGGACGGAGGTCAGTCAGTCAGTCTCCGAAGGCTGGAAACCATGAGGCAGGGCTGCAAACCACATACCCCGACCCAGAGCTCAGCCAGGGGTCTCAGGCGTACCGTGTGTCAGGTCCCCGCCGTGCTTGAGCGCTGCGGCCTTGCGCACCTGGGCATACCGGAGACTGCATTTTGAAGTGAGAGAGCAGGGCCGGTGGGCAGGTCCCACTAAAGACCCAGCCCCCACACCTCAACCCTGGCCCAGAGCAGCCTTTTCTTCCAGCATCACTCACTCGTAGTACTCGGGTGCAGTCAGGGTGCCGGGTGCACCAGCTATTTTGACTGGGCCACAGACCAGGTGTTTCTGTTAGGAAGAGGGCAGGGGCTCAGCCCAGGTGGTGGGCTGCTTCCAGCAGGAAGTCCCTCAAGGAACCCCCAATCTGGTGCCTCTACCCCACCCACACCTCAGCCCACAGCCACAACAGGCTTCCCGCCCTCAGCCAAAGCCCTCAAGGCAAGCCCCCTGGGACGCGGCTCAGCCTCCCCATGTTCCTAAGTGTTCCCTGGGAGGCACCCCAGGCCCGCCTGCTCTGGGGCTTCTGCACTGCTGTACTTGCCACTTCAAGCCCAACATCTCCTCTCAGGTCAAGCGTCCCTTTCTGGCCCCCATGGGGCTATCAGATGCTTTGGTGCGTTTCCAGATCCCTCAGAGGCTGGTGGCTGAGCTCCGCCATCACTGACCTACCTGTCGAAGAGGAGCCTGGCCATCCAACTTCCACCAGAGCAGGTCCAACTTCTGTTGCTGGAATTCTTCCTCGCAGCTCACCACATGTACAACCATGCAGTTGTCAGCACCAGCATCCCCGGCCCCAGCCTAAAGGGGAGGACAGTCACTGCAGGGACACAGGACCACCTGTGTTTACCAGAAGCCACCAGGAAATAAGTGTCACTAACCAGACCTGAGGAGCTGTGCGTAGGCCAGTGCCGCACAGCCTCCTGCAGCTCGGCCAGCACAGACAGCAGATCCTCAGTAACTGCAAGGACACAGACATGCTCAGCTGGCCAGGCATTGCGGGGGGCCCATCTTCCCTTCCCGCCTTGCTAGGCTCCAGGTCTTACCCAGACAGGTGTCCAGGTTGGGGTCATAGCCAGCTGCACACCCCTGCTCTCCCCACCAGCTCCTTTAGGCACACCCTGCCCAGAACGCCGGGGGGCGCGGCGCCCCCGTCTTGGAGAAAGGTAAGCTCGGCGAGGGCGCGGCTCCCTCAGGGCTTCGGCGGCGGCCGGGGTCTGCAGCGCGCTCCCGAGGCAGCGGGCCAGTCTACCCGCAGCTGCTGCAGGAAGGTCGGCATGCTCGGGTCCCGCACAGCGGGCACCCGGCACACTCGAACCCTGCGAAGGGACGGCGGTCGCTTCAGCCGAGCGGCTAGGCCCGCGCGCCCCGACTTCCCACCCCAGGGGGTTGCCCTAGGCCAGGGGTAGCCCCGCCTTCTCCCCTGCCGGTCGCGCGTCCCCGCTCACCCGCGAGCGCGAAGAGCTCGTGCCAGGTAGTCGGCCACGAGCACGGCGCGCAGCTGGCCCAGGCGGAGCGCCGAGGGGGGCGCCGCGCAGTGCCGCGCAGTGCAGGACGACTCGCGGGCCGGGTGCGGCGGGCGCGGCGGGTGCGGCGTAGGCGGCCACGGCGCCCAGAACGTGCTCGAAGACGGCGGGCCGCCGCAGCTGGAGCGCCAGGCCGGCGGGGGTGGGCGCGCAGCGCAGCACCGGCGCCACGCCGGGGCCCTGCAGGCCGGCCAACCGCACGGAGCACGCGCTCGGGCACCTGCGGGCGGGCGAGCGGGCGAGTGAGCAGGGCGCGGCGCCTCCCCCCGCCCGTcccccccgtcccccccccccctccccccccccccccgccgcgcCTCACCCACCTGCCCCTCCCCGAAGCGGGCTTGCAGCGCGCGCCGCGGGGCCAGGAAGTCCCGGGCGCGGAGGTGGCGTGCGCGTGTCTCCTTGAACCACACGGGCCCGCCGGGCCCCAAAGCCGCGTTGAGAGCCTCCAGCGTCTCCTCGACTCCGAGGCGCCCTGTCGCCATAGCGACCGGAAGGGAACGGGAGGAACCGGAAGCTAAATATTTGGAGGCCGAACTTCCGGGAGAGGCGCCTGGCAGGGGCGGAGGTGGGGCAGCGGACCCCGGGGAGGAGCGCACCGCGGGGGACCGAGCGGGCCGCTTCCAAACTGCGCGCGCGGCACTGCCTCGGGAGGCTCACCTGTCCGGCCCGGCACAGGCCGAAATCTTGGGGCTCTCCCCGTCCAACCGCATTAACGAGAAGGGAAGGGACCCCCGGACTGGGCGGAGGCTCAGACAAGGGTCCCTGCTCTCCTCTTCGGAGCCTCCCATCTCTGTGTTTATGCAATAGTGTTTCCTTTCAGTTTTACACGTGATTAAAGCGTCAGACAACCCATGAGTTGTCACAGAAATAAGGCATCTAACAATAAAGTCACTTTCACGACCTACTAAAATATTCAGCTGTTTCTGGttatttgcaagtatttcctTGCTGGAGATATGGGTTGTCTTTATTCCTGACAAATCTCAGTTAAAGAGATTTACCGGTTTTCTCCGTTTGATACGTGAGGAATTAGAACATGATGGTTTCCAGAATTATCAGCTTTAATGCTTCTCCTTTAACCTGGTGTGCTTCAACAGCTATCCTCGGCCTTCCTGATGTAGGCACCAATGGGATCAAGAGAAAGCCCCAGCCTCGGCTGGACCATCCCGCTTCTCTTTCTCCACCAGTGGGAAATGCTTTCCTCTGTCCCATGAAGCTTCCCAAAGGTTTTCATTTCAATGTAACGTCCATCTCCCGTGTcttgttttttgcttttccttAACAGAGATTGAGCCCGACTGCAGAGAGCTGGAGAAACCCGTGATCCCTCCTAACCAACAAGCTCAGAGCTTGGATAAGTCAAGGGGTTCCCAGGGGGGAAGGAGCAGGAAAAGCTTGGCAAGACCCCTTTCT
The Dasypus novemcinctus isolate mDasNov1 chromosome 26, mDasNov1.1.hap2, whole genome shotgun sequence genome window above contains:
- the DALRD3 gene encoding LOW QUALITY PROTEIN: DALR anticodon-binding domain-containing protein 3 (The sequence of the model RefSeq protein was modified relative to this genomic sequence to represent the inferred CDS: deleted 3 bases in 3 codons; substituted 1 base at 1 genomic stop codon), with the protein product MATGRLGVEETLEALNAALGPGGPVWFKETRARHLRARDFLAPRRALQARFGEGQVPERVLRALAGLQGPGVAPVLRCAPTPAGLALQLRRPAVFEHVLGAVAAYAAPAAPAAPGPRVVLHCAALRGAPSALRLGQLRAVLVADYLARALRARGVRVCRVPAVRDPSMPTFLQQLRVDWPAASGARCRPRPPPKPXGSRALAELTFLQDGGAAPPGVLGRVCLKELVGEQGCAAGYDPNLDTCLVTEDLLSVLAELQEAVRHWPTHSSSGLAGAGDAGADNCMVVHVVSCEEEFQQQKLDLLWWKLDGQAPLRQKHLVCGPVKIAGAPGTLTAPEYYDLRYAQVRKAAALKHGGDLTHDPSWSEIFGVLSVATIKFEMLSTAPQSQLSLALAESSVSTKGTKSGTFVMYNCARLATLFDGYKRSMEQGLYPTFPPVSSLDFSLLREEGEWLLLFNSVLPFPDLLNHTADLACTAPGLHVTARTETVCKFLVQLSMDFSSYYNRVHILGEPRPHLFAQMFARLQLLRAVRDVLHAGLAMLGLPPLSYI